From a single Hemibagrus wyckioides isolate EC202008001 linkage group LG27, SWU_Hwy_1.0, whole genome shotgun sequence genomic region:
- the cdkn2aip gene encoding CDKN2A-interacting protein isoform X1, producing MAEGSGQDVVSEYLQQNPHLAHWVESLRELSETNKHWHARREFVLRNMEAFPTIQPGITTPSLDRLLSLSKVWANQTFLGCRYPQPVMDKVKEMAEGIGVSKSPVQKTKDEIVGKGKRPSVSAMDAESCAKKNKTVPNDSDIKGGEHNVDCPNTAAVKSGPLPEAPAEHQPFFNRLYKTVAWKLVSAGGFGPNLDHFEILRTCVESCKASLSCVFVPLKDIPDLPAGCTQREGQVCELRCHTVYMGTGYGRDECAARAMASKEALKGFQGRKVTVKISRRRFRGRDVEDLVLLDEQPRSSILPPALSYPF from the exons ATGGCAGAGGGGAGCGGACAGGATGTTGTTTCTGAGTACCTTCAGCAAAACCCTCACCTGGCACACTGGGTGGAATCCTTAAGAGAGCTCTCTGAGACGAATAAACACTGGCATGCCAGGCGAGAGTTTGTTCTACGCAACATGGAGGCCTTTCCTACCATCCAACCAGGGATCACAACTCCCAGCCTGGACAGGCTTCTTTCTCTGTCCAAGGTTTGGGCCAACCAAACGTTCTTAGGCTGTCG CTATCCTCAACCTGTGATGGACAAGGTGAAAGAGATGGCGGAGGGGATTGGCGTGAGCAAAAGTCCCGTGCAAAAGACAAAAGATGAGATCGTAGGAAAAGGAAAGAGGCCGTCTGTTTCAG CCATGGATGCTGAGAGCTGTgctaagaaaaacaaaactgttcctAACGACTCTGACATTAAAGGCGGAGAACACAATGTGGACTGTCCGAACACTGCTGCTGTCAAATCAGGTCCTCTGCCCGAGGCCCCTGCAGAACATCAGCCCTTCTTTAATCGTCTTTATAAAACCGTGGCCTGGAAACTGGTGTCTGCAGGAGGCTTTGGACCCAACCTGGATCACTTTGAGATCCTGCGCACCTGTGTGGAGTCATGCAAGGCCAGCCTTAGTTGTGTATTTGTGCCTCTCAAAGACATTCCTGACCTGCCTGCCGGCTGCACCCAAAGAGAGGGCCAGGTGTGTGAACTGCGCTGCCACACTGTCTACATGGGTACAGGATACGGCCGTGACGAATGCGCAGCGAGGGCCATGGCCTCGAAGGAGGCCCTTAAAGGATTTCAGGGGCGGAAGGTGACGGTGAAGATCTCCCGTCGCAGGTTCCGGGGTCGAGATGTAGAGGATTTGGTTCTGTTAGATGAACAGCCGAGAAGTTCGATTTTGCCTCCTGCTCTTAGCTATCCTTTTTAA
- the tubgcp4 gene encoding gamma-tubulin complex component 4, whose product MIHELLLALSGYPGTIITWNKRNGLQVSQDLPFLHPSETSVLNRLCKMGTDYVRFTEFIEQHTGHVHQQEHHLSQQSQSGLHGIYLRAFCTGLHSMLQPYRQALLDLEQEFLGDPHLSISHVNYKLEQFQLLFPSVMVVVETIKSQKIHGCQILETVYKHSCGGLPPVRMALEKILAVCHGVMYKQLAAWMLHGLLLDQSEEFFVRQGPSAGGAAAAQEEEEEDLGIGGLSGKQLRELQDLRLIEEENMLAPSLQQFSLRVEMLPSYIPVRVAEKILFVGESVQMFENHNHSPSRAGSILKHQEDTFAAELHRLKQQPLFSLVDFENVIDGIRSTVAEHLWTLMVEESDLLGQLKIIKDFYLLGRGELYQVFIDLAQHMLKTPPSAVTEHDVNVAFQQAAHKVLLDDDNLLPLLHLTIDYQGKDTKEASGTREGTTPPQESSPREPPSTGWAALGLAYKVQWPLHILFTPAVLEKYNVVFRYLLSVRRVQSELQHCWALQMQRKHLKSNKTDAVKWRLRNHMAFLVDNLQYYLQVDVLESQFSQLLQQINSTRDFESIRLAHDHFLSNLLAQSFILLKPVFHCLNEILDLCHNFCLLVSQNLGPLDERGAAQLDIMVKGFSRQSFLLFKILSSVRNHQINSDLAQLLLRLDYNKYYTQSGGTLGSFGL is encoded by the exons ATGATCCACGAGTTGCTGCTTGCTTTAAGCGGATATCCTGGAACCATCATTACATGGAACAAACGAAATGGTTTACAG GTATCCCAGGATCTGCCCTTTCTCCATCCCAGTGAAACCAGTGTCCTGAACCGGCTGTGTAAGATGGGCACAGACTATGTGCGGTTCACAGAGTTCATAGAACAACACACAGGCCATGTCCACCAACAA GAGCACCACCTGAGCCAGCAGAGCCAAAGTGGGTTACATGGGATATACCTGAGGGCTTTCTGCACTGGTCTGCACTCCATGTTGCAGCCTTACAGACAAGCATTACTAGATCTTGAACAAGAG TTTCTTGGTGATCCACATCTCTCCATTTCCCATGTAAACTACAAGCTGGAACAG TTTCAGTTGCTGTTCCCTTCTGTGATGGTTGTGGTGGAAACCATCAAATCTCAAAAG ATCCATGGCTGTCAGATTCTGGAGACTGTTTACAAGCACAGCTGTGGAGGACTTCCCCCTGTACGGATGGCCTTAGAAAA GATTCTTGCAGTGTGCCATGGAGTGATGTATAAGCAGCTGGCTGCATGGATGCTTCATGGCCTGCTTTTGGACCAGAGCGAGGAGTTCTTTGTGAGACAGGGCCCCAGCGCAGGAGGAGCTGCAGCagcacaggaggaggaggaggaagacctTGGCATTGGAGGTCTCAGTGGGAAGCAACTTAGAGAACTGCAAGACTTG AGACTGATCGAGGAGGAGAACATGCTCGCCCCGTCCCTGCAGCAGTTCTCCTTGCGCGTCGAGATGCTGCCTTCGTACATTCCTGTCCGAGTAGCTGAAAAAATCCTGTTTGTCGGGGAATCGGTCCAAATGTTTGAGAACCACAACCATAGTCCTTCCAGAGCTG ggTCCATACTGAAACACCAAGAGGACACATTTGCTGCAGAACTGCACAGACTCAAACAGCAGCCACTTTTCAGCCTGGTGGACTTCGAGAATGTAATCGATGGAATTCGAAGCACAGTTGCTGAG caTCTTTGGACTTTGATGGTTGAAGAATCTGACCTTTTGGGTCAACTCAAG ATCATAAAGGATTTTTATTTGCTGGGACGTGGTGAACTGTATCAGGTCTTCATCGACCTCGCCCAGCACATGCTGAAGACTCCACCGTCAGCCGTGacagaacatg ATGTGAACGTGGCCTTTCAGCAAGCTGCTCACAAAGTTCTGCTTGATGATGACAACCTGTTGCCCCTCTTGCATCTCACTATTGACTATCAAGGGAAAGACACCAAAG AGGCATCCGGGACTCGAGAAGGCACCACACCTCCTCAGGAGTCTTCTCCTCGAGAGCCTCCTTCCACAGGCTGGGCTGCACTGGGACTGGCCTACAAAGTCCAGTGGCCTCTGCACATTCTCTTCACTCCTGCTGTGCTGGAAAA GTACAACGTAGTGTTTCGATACCTGCTCAGTGTGCGCCGGGTGCAGTCAGAGCTGCAGCACTGCTGGGCCTTACAGATGCAGCGCAAACACTTAAAGTCTAACAAGACTGACGCAGTCAAATGGAGGCTGCGCAACCACATGGCTTTCCTTGTTGATAACCTGCAGTATTATTTACAG GTGGATGTCTTGGAGTCACAGTTTTCACAGCTTTTGCAGCAGATCAACTCGACACGAGACTTTGAGAGCATTCGCCTGGCTCATGATCATTTCCTTAGTAATCTCTTAGCCCAGTCCTTCATCCTGCTCAAGCCA GTGTTTCATTGTTTAAATGAGATTCTGGATCTCTGTCACAATTTCTGCTTGCTGGTGAGCCAGAACCTGGGACCACTGGACGAGAGAGGAGCGGCTCAGCTGGACATTATGGTGAAG GGTTTCAGCCGCCAGTCGTTCCTGCTCTTCAAAATCCTCTCCAGTGTGCGTAACCACCAAATCAATTCCGACCTGGCTCAACTACTGCTGCGTCTGGACTATAACAAATACTACACTCAGTCAGGAGGCACGCTGGGAAG TTTTGGGCTCTGA
- the cdkn2aip gene encoding CDKN2A-interacting protein isoform X2 — MAEGSGQDVVSEYLQQNPHLAHWVESLRELSETNKHWHARREFVLRNMEAFPTIQPGITTPSLDRLLSLSKVWANQTFLGCRYPQPVMDKVKEMAEGIGVSKSPVQKTKDEIVGKGKRPSVSEVLQ, encoded by the exons ATGGCAGAGGGGAGCGGACAGGATGTTGTTTCTGAGTACCTTCAGCAAAACCCTCACCTGGCACACTGGGTGGAATCCTTAAGAGAGCTCTCTGAGACGAATAAACACTGGCATGCCAGGCGAGAGTTTGTTCTACGCAACATGGAGGCCTTTCCTACCATCCAACCAGGGATCACAACTCCCAGCCTGGACAGGCTTCTTTCTCTGTCCAAGGTTTGGGCCAACCAAACGTTCTTAGGCTGTCG CTATCCTCAACCTGTGATGGACAAGGTGAAAGAGATGGCGGAGGGGATTGGCGTGAGCAAAAGTCCCGTGCAAAAGACAAAAGATGAGATCGTAGGAAAAGGAAAGAGGCCGTCTGTTTCAG